The proteins below come from a single Natrinema sp. SYSU A 869 genomic window:
- a CDS encoding pantoate kinase, translating into MREEATAFVPGHVTGFFSAHPDDDPTKAGSRGAGLTLTDGVKVTVEPAAESTIVLDGTEVEIDPVTTVLETLDASARVEADSDLPIGAGFGVSGAMALGTALTANRVFEHKLSANELVTIAHGAEVQAGTGLGDVVAQAHGGVPIRLEPGGPQDNKLDAIPSRARVEYVSFGELSTADVLSGDTEELTAAGKEALARVVEEPTLLSFMYASRLFARDAGLLTEQVTETIAEVSENGGQASMAMLGETVFALGTGLSDAGYEPSVCATHPAGAVLK; encoded by the coding sequence ATGCGCGAGGAGGCGACGGCGTTCGTCCCCGGACATGTTACGGGATTTTTCAGTGCACACCCGGACGACGACCCGACGAAAGCCGGCTCACGGGGAGCGGGACTGACGCTTACAGACGGTGTCAAGGTAACAGTCGAACCGGCGGCAGAGTCAACTATCGTACTCGACGGGACGGAAGTCGAGATCGATCCGGTGACGACCGTCCTCGAGACGCTCGATGCGAGCGCCCGCGTCGAGGCCGACTCCGATCTTCCGATCGGAGCCGGGTTCGGCGTTTCGGGAGCGATGGCGCTCGGGACGGCGCTCACGGCGAACCGCGTCTTCGAGCACAAACTCTCCGCGAACGAACTCGTGACGATCGCCCACGGTGCTGAAGTCCAGGCCGGGACGGGACTCGGTGACGTCGTCGCACAGGCACACGGTGGCGTTCCGATCCGCCTCGAGCCCGGCGGTCCACAGGATAACAAACTCGACGCGATTCCGTCGCGGGCGCGCGTCGAGTACGTCTCGTTCGGCGAGCTCTCGACAGCCGACGTGCTCTCGGGCGACACCGAGGAGCTGACAGCCGCTGGGAAGGAGGCACTCGCTCGCGTCGTTGAGGAGCCGACGCTGCTGTCCTTCATGTACGCCTCGCGGCTGTTCGCACGCGACGCTGGCCTGCTCACGGAGCAGGTCACCGAGACGATCGCCGAGGTCTCGGAGAACGGCGGGCAGGCGTCGATGGCCATGCTTGGCGAGACCGTCTTCGCGCTCGGAACGGGGCTCTCCGACGCTGGATACGAGCCGTCGGTCTGTGCGACGCATCCGGCCGGTGCAGTGTTGAAGTAG
- a CDS encoding DUF1508 domain-containing protein: MTSRTDVHQHLFQLYEHYVGEPDSSKDVYGYWLFIFGYIVGAAGVATFVIGYAGEGNPYTLIRISGVTAATGLTFCLFGIVLMLPVRRRGIQASVVGLLVALAGVGFFGWAYPNNWRNLGVDYSVQVISVYTLGIGIIAGVTALVPVLTGQKGMFVEEEGATEEPPILTGDAMESAQFAVFRDENGDWTWHVLHLEALAQSTETAVTRPDATEGIERVKSQISSAGLMELTTSAFRLYEDRDGTWQWTLARDDGSIVGTCAGEFDRRDGAEESVSFLKDRGPDADVIEIEGAAFTYAEKRDQWHWQLVDENHTPMASGDTGHPSQERAEEAARTFTDRFDRARLLDIEHVGVELCERVDGWTWRFVDADDDVIATSVVEFDSRRDAEKAADALLPALESASITMAGEPTYELYESGEEWRYRLVDENEHVVARSPEGAAGQDGVEEWTDRFRDDALNSDVVEIDDAEYEVYPAPETASAVESDGAPADEDDTLPTPLEEPEPAADGGTTTDDATADDTGPWHWRLVTDDREVVAASTEPHADAAAATTAIERVRQQASEADLIEFENAAFQVYEADSGEWRWRLIDEDGNVLADSGEEHTSRREAAEAMMTLKEQAPDAELLEIETAAFELFVDEDDEWGWRLIDEAGKLVAEDPATHPTRGAARQAMNRLLEYLDADVRTMDRAVFQPYATEDWHWRFVMPSGETVAVDDEGYPTRDELIDSLEGVRDAAASARRSAIGDVSVQLYGNGEWHFRLLDRDREEIADSNVSYDDRKAAMAGVEEIQLHATDAPIFAIDEAAIRVDGSDGWSWELVDRDREVIANGVGAATSKADLLDVIDDVRRLAPMAGRVDFDVASFELVADEDDHWRWRLIDEGGQTVATGSETYDTTEAARAALADVRDLIESASILEIDSVSFELHTAEDGWVWQLIDEYGTTMAESTQTYANRTDAREAMNDVKAQAPDGWITFTE; the protein is encoded by the coding sequence ATGACTTCACGCACTGACGTTCACCAGCACTTATTTCAGCTGTACGAACATTACGTCGGCGAACCAGATTCCAGCAAGGATGTCTACGGCTACTGGCTGTTTATCTTCGGCTATATTGTCGGGGCTGCCGGTGTCGCGACGTTCGTCATCGGATACGCAGGCGAGGGGAATCCGTACACACTGATCAGAATTTCCGGGGTTACCGCAGCGACCGGACTGACCTTCTGTCTGTTCGGTATCGTCCTCATGTTACCGGTACGACGGCGAGGGATTCAGGCGAGCGTCGTCGGACTGCTCGTCGCGCTCGCCGGCGTCGGCTTTTTTGGGTGGGCGTATCCGAACAACTGGCGCAACCTCGGTGTCGACTACAGCGTTCAGGTCATTTCAGTCTATACGCTCGGAATCGGGATCATCGCAGGCGTGACCGCCCTCGTTCCCGTGCTCACGGGACAGAAAGGCATGTTCGTCGAGGAGGAAGGCGCGACCGAAGAGCCGCCGATCCTCACTGGCGACGCGATGGAGAGCGCCCAGTTCGCCGTCTTCCGTGACGAGAACGGCGACTGGACGTGGCACGTCCTCCACCTCGAGGCGCTGGCCCAAAGTACGGAAACCGCCGTGACGCGACCGGACGCGACCGAGGGTATCGAGCGCGTCAAGTCCCAGATCAGCTCTGCGGGGCTGATGGAACTGACAACGTCGGCGTTCCGGCTCTACGAGGATCGAGACGGCACCTGGCAGTGGACGCTGGCCCGCGACGACGGCTCCATTGTTGGCACCTGTGCCGGCGAGTTCGACCGGCGCGACGGTGCCGAGGAGTCGGTGAGTTTTCTGAAAGACCGCGGCCCGGATGCCGACGTCATCGAGATCGAGGGAGCCGCGTTCACCTACGCCGAGAAACGCGATCAGTGGCACTGGCAGTTAGTCGACGAGAATCACACGCCGATGGCTTCGGGTGACACCGGCCATCCGTCCCAAGAACGCGCCGAGGAGGCCGCTCGAACGTTCACCGACCGATTCGACCGGGCGCGACTGCTCGACATCGAACACGTCGGCGTCGAACTCTGCGAGCGGGTCGATGGCTGGACTTGGCGGTTCGTCGACGCTGACGACGACGTCATCGCCACTAGTGTCGTCGAGTTCGACTCCCGGCGCGACGCCGAGAAGGCCGCCGACGCCTTGCTCCCGGCACTCGAGTCGGCGTCGATCACCATGGCCGGCGAACCGACCTACGAACTCTACGAGTCGGGCGAGGAATGGCGCTACCGGCTCGTCGACGAAAATGAGCACGTCGTCGCGCGGAGCCCTGAGGGGGCTGCCGGACAGGACGGGGTCGAGGAGTGGACCGACCGGTTCCGTGACGACGCACTCAATTCGGACGTCGTCGAGATCGACGATGCGGAATACGAGGTCTATCCCGCGCCGGAGACTGCGAGTGCTGTGGAATCCGACGGCGCACCGGCCGACGAGGACGACACTCTCCCGACGCCGCTCGAGGAACCCGAGCCGGCCGCGGACGGCGGGACCACGACGGACGACGCGACGGCGGACGACACCGGTCCGTGGCACTGGCGGCTCGTCACCGACGACCGCGAGGTCGTCGCCGCGAGCACGGAACCCCACGCCGACGCCGCGGCAGCGACGACGGCGATCGAGCGGGTTCGCCAGCAGGCCAGCGAGGCCGACCTCATCGAGTTCGAGAACGCCGCCTTTCAGGTCTACGAGGCCGACTCCGGCGAATGGCGCTGGCGGCTCATCGACGAGGACGGCAACGTCCTCGCTGACAGCGGCGAGGAACACACCTCCCGTCGGGAGGCCGCCGAGGCGATGATGACGCTCAAAGAGCAGGCACCCGACGCCGAGTTGCTCGAGATCGAAACCGCCGCGTTCGAGCTGTTCGTCGACGAGGACGACGAGTGGGGCTGGCGGCTGATCGACGAGGCCGGCAAACTCGTCGCCGAGGACCCGGCGACCCATCCGACCCGCGGTGCGGCGCGCCAGGCGATGAACCGCCTGCTCGAGTATCTCGACGCTGACGTGCGGACGATGGACCGTGCCGTCTTCCAGCCGTACGCGACCGAGGACTGGCACTGGCGGTTCGTCATGCCCTCCGGCGAGACGGTCGCCGTCGATGACGAGGGCTACCCGACCCGTGACGAACTGATCGACAGTCTCGAGGGCGTGCGCGACGCTGCTGCTTCGGCCCGTCGCTCCGCGATCGGCGACGTATCCGTGCAACTGTATGGCAACGGCGAGTGGCACTTCCGGCTGCTCGATCGTGATCGAGAGGAGATCGCCGACTCGAACGTCTCCTACGACGACCGCAAGGCAGCGATGGCCGGCGTTGAGGAGATTCAGTTACATGCGACCGACGCACCGATCTTTGCGATCGACGAGGCTGCCATCCGCGTCGACGGGTCGGACGGCTGGTCCTGGGAACTCGTCGACCGCGATCGCGAGGTGATCGCCAACGGGGTCGGTGCTGCCACGAGCAAGGCCGACCTGCTCGACGTGATCGACGACGTCCGCCGGCTCGCACCGATGGCCGGACGCGTCGACTTCGACGTCGCCTCCTTCGAACTCGTCGCCGATGAGGACGATCACTGGCGCTGGCGGCTCATCGACGAAGGCGGTCAGACCGTTGCGACCGGCTCCGAAACGTACGACACGACCGAGGCCGCGCGCGCAGCACTCGCGGACGTCCGTGATCTCATCGAATCGGCGAGCATCCTCGAGATTGACAGCGTCTCGTTCGAGCTACACACCGCAGAGGACGGCTGGGTCTGGCAGCTGATCGACGAGTACGGCACGACGATGGCGGAGAGCACGCAGACCTACGCGAACCGCACGGATGCCCGCGAGGCGATGAACGACGTGAAGGCGCAGGCACCCGACGGCTGGATCACCTTCACAGAATAG
- a CDS encoding 4-phosphopantoate--beta-alanine ligase, producing the protein MSDYDSVSADVEHEEEIPEDHPRYQDLLTRHRIERGVEKGITHLQGMHAEGRGSAFDYLLGEETIPSADDAERAAAAHLLLADHPVLSINGNVAALVPGEMADLADTVDAALEVNLFNRTPERIQAIADHLREHGANEVKGLEADAHIPNLDHERSKVDADGIYEADVVLVPLEDGDRAEALDEMGKTEIVIDLNPLSRSPQVADVPIVDNIIRAVPTITEHARDLADANEDELRAIIETFDRERALEAAEERIRSGDL; encoded by the coding sequence GTGAGCGACTATGACAGCGTCTCCGCCGACGTTGAGCACGAGGAGGAGATTCCAGAGGACCACCCGAGATACCAGGACCTGCTCACTCGCCACCGAATCGAGCGGGGCGTCGAGAAGGGGATCACGCACCTCCAGGGGATGCACGCCGAGGGACGGGGCAGCGCGTTCGACTACCTGCTGGGCGAGGAGACGATTCCGAGCGCCGACGACGCGGAACGGGCCGCCGCGGCACACCTCCTGCTCGCCGATCACCCCGTGCTCTCGATCAACGGCAACGTCGCGGCGCTGGTCCCCGGCGAAATGGCCGATCTCGCCGACACTGTCGACGCCGCCCTCGAGGTCAACCTCTTCAATCGAACGCCCGAGCGGATTCAGGCTATCGCCGACCACCTCCGAGAACACGGTGCGAACGAGGTCAAGGGACTCGAGGCCGACGCGCACATTCCGAACCTCGACCATGAGCGTTCGAAGGTCGACGCCGACGGCATCTACGAGGCCGACGTGGTGCTCGTGCCCCTCGAGGACGGCGACCGCGCCGAGGCGCTCGACGAGATGGGCAAGACCGAGATCGTGATCGACCTCAACCCGCTGTCGCGCTCGCCGCAGGTGGCCGACGTGCCGATCGTCGACAACATTATCCGCGCCGTGCCGACCATCACCGAGCACGCGCGGGATCTGGCGGATGCCAACGAAGACGAGCTGCGGGCGATTATCGAGACCTTCGACCGGGAGCGGGCGCTCGAGGCGGCCGAAGAGCGGATCCGCTCGGGCGACCTCTAA
- a CDS encoding HalOD1 output domain-containing protein → MSEPSDSADETVVLRRQLNTEEGDTTIQLVEIIAELDDREPTELSPLYRSVDSLISDLFGSPPPTHVDANLVFSYHGYRVHVQQDGMTTFRELSG, encoded by the coding sequence ATGAGTGAACCGAGCGATTCGGCGGACGAAACCGTCGTGCTGCGGCGGCAGCTGAACACTGAGGAGGGTGATACGACGATTCAACTCGTCGAAATCATCGCCGAGCTTGACGACAGGGAGCCGACGGAGCTCTCACCGCTCTATCGCTCCGTCGATAGCCTCATCTCCGACCTCTTCGGTTCCCCGCCGCCAACCCATGTCGATGCGAACCTCGTATTCTCCTATCATGGATACCGGGTCCACGTCCAGCAGGACGGGATGACGACGTTCCGCGAACTGTCGGGATAG
- a CDS encoding tyrosine--tRNA ligase, with translation MDAYELLTRNAEEVVTDEEVRDLVEDPEGKRAYVGYEPSGVLHLGHLLTANKLIDLQDAGMEVVVLLADVHAYLNEKGSFEEIRETAEQMKAQFLAYGLDEEQAEFVYGSEFQLEDDYTLDLHHLERETTMNRAQRAMAEIQGDETAKVSHLVYPLMQTLDIEYLDLDLAVGGLDQRKVHMLAREKLPELDYEVRPAIHTPIVANLTDGKGKMSSSQGITISMEDSTEELEEKVNSAFCPPTRDPEDDLENPVLELFEYHVFPRFDEIVVERPEKYGGDLTYTDYEELAEDLESGELHPADAKGTLAASLDELIAPGREKLREIRG, from the coding sequence ATGGACGCCTACGAGTTACTCACGCGAAATGCCGAGGAGGTCGTCACCGACGAGGAAGTCCGCGACCTCGTAGAGGACCCCGAGGGCAAGCGGGCCTACGTCGGCTACGAGCCCTCCGGCGTGCTCCACTTGGGCCATCTCCTGACCGCGAACAAGCTCATCGACCTGCAGGACGCAGGCATGGAGGTCGTCGTCCTGCTGGCGGACGTCCACGCCTACCTCAACGAGAAGGGCTCCTTCGAGGAGATCCGGGAGACCGCCGAACAGATGAAGGCCCAGTTCCTCGCCTACGGCCTTGACGAGGAGCAGGCGGAGTTCGTCTACGGCTCGGAGTTCCAGCTCGAGGACGACTACACTCTCGATCTCCACCACCTCGAGCGCGAGACGACGATGAACCGCGCCCAGCGCGCGATGGCCGAGATTCAGGGCGACGAGACGGCGAAGGTGAGCCACTTAGTCTACCCGCTGATGCAGACGCTGGACATCGAGTACCTCGACCTCGATCTGGCGGTCGGCGGCCTCGATCAGCGGAAGGTCCACATGCTCGCCCGCGAGAAGCTGCCCGAACTCGACTACGAGGTCCGGCCAGCGATCCACACCCCCATCGTCGCCAATCTCACCGACGGGAAGGGGAAGATGTCCTCGAGCCAGGGCATCACCATCTCGATGGAGGACTCGACCGAAGAGCTCGAGGAGAAGGTCAACTCCGCCTTTTGTCCGCCAACGCGGGATCCCGAGGACGACCTCGAAAACCCCGTCCTCGAACTCTTCGAGTACCACGTCTTCCCGCGCTTCGACGAAATCGTCGTCGAACGCCCCGAGAAGTACGGCGGCGACCTGACTTACACGGACTACGAGGAACTGGCCGAGGACCTCGAGTCGGGCGAGCTCCACCCCGCCGACGCGAAGGGAACGCTCGCGGCCTCCCTCGACGAACTGATCGCGCCGGGCCGTGAGAAGCTGCGCGAGATTCGGGGCTAA
- a CDS encoding bacterio-opsin activator domain-containing protein, which produces MESGDRRAKNTVEVEFHVCNSAYPFVDASQAANCRLELEVIFPHSDDGFVEYFTLDGAPPERILDTIQRTDGVDAELVARHDNGGRLQFHIRDRCVAITVVDFGAIPRVVEADDGAGRVVAEVSSRDEAVELVDRFERDHPTVTVDDYRDREQTTSLFTHHDFKQTVIDALTDRQREVFLTAYMNGYYDWPRKHEAAELADELDITPATFSQHLRAVEGKIFSILLDTNDECVFVE; this is translated from the coding sequence ATGGAAAGCGGAGACCGTCGGGCGAAAAACACTGTGGAAGTCGAGTTTCACGTTTGCAATTCGGCGTACCCGTTCGTCGACGCATCGCAGGCTGCGAACTGTCGACTCGAGCTCGAGGTGATCTTTCCGCATTCGGACGACGGGTTCGTCGAGTACTTTACCCTCGACGGTGCGCCACCAGAGCGGATCCTAGACACGATCCAACGGACCGACGGCGTTGACGCGGAACTCGTCGCACGACACGACAATGGCGGTCGATTGCAGTTCCACATCCGCGACCGCTGTGTGGCGATTACCGTCGTCGATTTCGGGGCGATTCCGCGAGTCGTCGAGGCGGATGACGGTGCCGGCCGCGTCGTCGCGGAAGTGTCCTCACGGGACGAGGCCGTCGAACTCGTCGATCGCTTCGAACGGGACCACCCGACGGTGACCGTCGATGACTATCGCGATCGGGAGCAAACGACATCGCTCTTTACGCATCATGATTTCAAACAGACCGTTATCGATGCGCTCACCGACAGGCAGCGAGAAGTGTTTCTGACGGCCTATATGAACGGCTACTACGACTGGCCGCGGAAACACGAGGCCGCAGAACTCGCCGACGAACTGGATATCACGCCAGCGACCTTCTCACAGCATCTCCGGGCCGTCGAAGGAAAAATATTCAGTATCCTCCTCGACACCAACGACGAGTGCGTCTTCGTTGAGTGA
- a CDS encoding biotin--[acetyl-CoA-carboxylase] ligase: protein MNETRRAILAALADGPVSGPELAESLEVSRAAVWKHIEGLREADFEIESGATGYELAAVDAYNAPAVEFELEAPFSVEYHDSVGSTNDRARELAGEGATDVIVLADEQTGGRGRLEREWSAPAGGVWVSIVTRPAITPAQAPLYTLAASVATANVVREAGVDARIKWPNDVVVPVGEDGDYRKLAGILTEMEGQTDRVDWLVAGIGVNANLDANGLPEGATSIRDEAGDVDRRRFVQRLLEEFDHYRNDLEAVVPAWRDLALTIGQRVRVDRPAGEIVGEAIDVTESGALVVETDDGRVTVSAGDCEHLRPV, encoded by the coding sequence ATGAACGAAACGCGACGAGCGATCCTCGCGGCGCTCGCGGACGGGCCGGTGTCGGGACCGGAGCTGGCTGAGTCCCTCGAGGTCTCGCGGGCGGCCGTCTGGAAGCACATCGAAGGCCTGCGCGAGGCCGACTTCGAGATCGAGAGCGGGGCGACCGGCTACGAACTCGCCGCCGTCGATGCATACAACGCCCCGGCGGTCGAGTTCGAACTCGAGGCTCCGTTCTCGGTCGAGTACCACGACTCCGTGGGGAGCACGAACGATCGAGCGCGCGAACTGGCGGGCGAGGGCGCAACAGACGTTATCGTTCTCGCAGACGAACAGACGGGCGGTCGGGGTCGCCTCGAGCGCGAGTGGTCCGCGCCCGCGGGCGGCGTCTGGGTGAGCATCGTGACGCGGCCGGCGATCACGCCCGCGCAGGCACCGCTGTACACGCTCGCGGCGTCGGTCGCGACGGCGAATGTCGTCCGTGAGGCGGGCGTCGACGCTCGAATCAAGTGGCCCAACGACGTGGTCGTCCCGGTTGGCGAGGATGGCGACTACCGGAAGCTCGCGGGGATTCTCACGGAGATGGAGGGCCAGACGGATCGGGTGGACTGGCTCGTTGCTGGTATCGGCGTCAACGCGAACCTCGACGCCAACGGACTCCCAGAAGGTGCTACCAGCATCCGCGATGAGGCCGGCGACGTCGACCGTCGGCGCTTCGTCCAGCGCCTGCTCGAGGAGTTCGATCACTATCGGAATGATCTCGAGGCGGTCGTGCCGGCATGGCGTGATCTGGCGCTGACGATCGGCCAGCGCGTACGGGTCGATCGTCCCGCGGGCGAGATCGTCGGCGAGGCGATCGACGTCACGGAATCAGGTGCGCTCGTGGTCGAGACCGATGACGGGCGAGTAACGGTGTCGGCCGGCGACTGTGAGCACCTCCGCCCCGTCTGA
- a CDS encoding universal stress protein, producing MYDCILVPTDGSREVEHALEYAFDLARTHDATIRSLYVVNAVGYGGLPMETALEGVSDALRNEGRAAVSRVEELAPADVSVETAVLEGAPSQVIVEEADPAECDLVVMGTHGRGGIDRLLLGSVTERVVRRASVPVLTIQVDPDDVDDRSEEPRLTAE from the coding sequence ATGTACGACTGTATCCTCGTCCCGACCGACGGCTCACGTGAGGTCGAACACGCACTCGAGTACGCTTTCGACCTCGCTCGCACGCACGACGCGACGATCCGCTCTCTCTACGTCGTCAACGCGGTCGGCTACGGCGGGTTACCCATGGAGACGGCACTCGAGGGTGTCAGCGACGCGCTTCGCAACGAGGGCCGGGCGGCGGTCAGTCGGGTTGAGGAGCTCGCACCGGCGGACGTCTCCGTCGAAACGGCGGTACTCGAGGGTGCACCGAGTCAGGTCATCGTCGAGGAGGCCGACCCCGCCGAGTGTGATCTGGTCGTGATGGGGACCCACGGCCGCGGCGGGATCGATCGACTGTTGCTCGGCAGCGTCACGGAACGCGTCGTCCGACGGGCATCGGTACCGGTGCTGACGATTCAGGTCGATCCCGACGACGTCGACGACCGCTCCGAAGAGCCGCGACTCACCGCTGAATAA